The genomic stretch ATGATATATCGTATATACCAACTATATTATTGGTTTCTGCTTATGGTGAAAATTGCAGAGCAATATAAGTTGATACCCGAATGTCGTTCTAAAAAAGTTCAAACAAAAAACCGGAAAAACCCGGTTTGGATGAATGGAGAGGAAAAGCATGCCGCAGATTCACGTTTGGGAGCGCCACGAAATCGTTCTTAAGGCAGAAAATGCCTATGAAAATCCCTACATGGAGGTGGACGTAGGCGTCCACTTGCGTGGGCCCGGTTTTAATAAACGGGTTTACGGATTCTGGAATGGAGGATCTACCTTTATTATTCGCTTGACCGCGACAAAGCCCGGAAAATGGAGCTGGGAGAGCTTTGCCGGTGTTGATGATCCTGGTCTGAACGGTAAAACCGGATCCTATACGGCAGTGGAGTGGACTGAAGAGGAGAAGCAGGAGAATGTATGCAGGCGAGGCTTTCCCCGGCCGACAGCCAGTAAACATGCCTTTGAAATGCCTGACGGCACACCGTTTTTCTGGCTGGCTGATATGTGGCTGGCTGCAGCAACGAACCATTACCCCTGGCAGGATGAAGATACGGAATACCCGATTGGTCCTGAAGTAGGTTTCAAGGACATGATCCGGTATCGGCGCAAGCAGGGGTACAACGGAATTACCCTTATAGCCTGCTTTCCTGCCTGGTCCATAGACCGGCTTCCTGCCTGGGCTTATATGGAAGACGGACGTGTTATACGGCATTCCTGGATGGAACACGGTAATAATCTTGAGCCCGACGGCAGTAAGTGCCGCAGTACGAATATGCATAACGAAGGCGGACGTCCATTCGAGTTTCCAGGACCGGTTCCGGGATACGAAGACATTGTTCCTGACATGACAAAGATAAATCCGGAGTACTTTAAGTATCTGGACAAAAGAATCGACTACTGCAACGCTAACGGAATTATTCCTTTCCTTGAGTTGTGGCGCAGGGATTTCAGCGAGGTCTGGTCAAAATACTGCGGCTGGCCCGAGACCTATATAAAGTACACCGCCTATATATATGCCCGCTACCATGCGAATAATGTTTTTCTCAGTCCTATTCATATGGACACACCGGAAGACTCCATTCCACCCCGGGAATACAATAAACCAATCCGCATGTACTTCGCCCAGTATGGTCGGCCGCCTTTTGGCACAATGATCAGCACCAATGCAGCACCTTCAACCTTAGTCAACTATGGTAATGTGGAATGGATTGATTTTCACCAGATAGGCAACAAGTGGCGGGAACATGTCAGCTACTGGTATCTTAAGGAGCTGTACTGGAACAAGCCGGCTTGTCCTGCGCTAAATGGAGAGCCTTACACCCCGGGATTCCCGCCGGAAACTGATCTGGAAATGTTCAGCGAAGAAGCCTACAGGAACACGCGTTCCGGCATGTATGGGAGCATTCTCAGCGGCGGTCAGTCGGGGTATGTGCATGAGCTGCAGGCAATGTACGACGGCTGCCGCAGTCCGAAAGCAATATACCGGATGTGGGATGTTTTTGAAATCGCGACAAGTGATCAGGCTGTGTATCTCAAAAACTTTGTTATGAGTCTGAATGGGAGGCATGTGGAACTGATTCCGGATAGTGAATGCATCATTCCCAACAAGAGCGGAGACGAGTTCGGCTGGACTGGCTGGGCATACTGTGCGTATACCCCGGATCGGGATAT from Marispirochaeta sp. encodes the following:
- a CDS encoding DUF4038 domain-containing protein, which produces MPQIHVWERHEIVLKAENAYENPYMEVDVGVHLRGPGFNKRVYGFWNGGSTFIIRLTATKPGKWSWESFAGVDDPGLNGKTGSYTAVEWTEEEKQENVCRRGFPRPTASKHAFEMPDGTPFFWLADMWLAAATNHYPWQDEDTEYPIGPEVGFKDMIRYRRKQGYNGITLIACFPAWSIDRLPAWAYMEDGRVIRHSWMEHGNNLEPDGSKCRSTNMHNEGGRPFEFPGPVPGYEDIVPDMTKINPEYFKYLDKRIDYCNANGIIPFLELWRRDFSEVWSKYCGWPETYIKYTAYIYARYHANNVFLSPIHMDTPEDSIPPREYNKPIRMYFAQYGRPPFGTMISTNAAPSTLVNYGNVEWIDFHQIGNKWREHVSYWYLKELYWNKPACPALNGEPYTPGFPPETDLEMFSEEAYRNTRSGMYGSILSGGQSGYVHELQAMYDGCRSPKAIYRMWDVFEIATSDQAVYLKNFVMSLNGRHVELIPDSECIIPNKSGDEFGWTGWAYCAYTPDRDIVLAYFEEGTPRKGNLFRGGAYGFRYKLVWYNPRTGEWLDRDETVEPDVRGVLEVPEIPDNSDWALKMELV